A genomic window from Carcharodon carcharias isolate sCarCar2 chromosome X, sCarCar2.pri, whole genome shotgun sequence includes:
- the LOC121273227 gene encoding keratin, type II cytoskeletal 8-like, translating into MHSMKKTEYSSSSGSSSFGQMSSSEIGSHVKKSTVTTVKSTEQVSSPSYRTTIHTSTALSQEVDPLLQVIRREEKDQLKTLNNRFAGFINKVRHLEQQNKILETKWSLLQQQGHYSSSNEELYKAYINALSRQLESFKQDKMRLDSELQQMHGTVTGLKMQYEDELNNRAGMENDFVTLKKTVDDAYLTKHQLGDKLDGFVSELDFLRQVYDEDIRELQAQVKDVAVTVELDNTRELDLNELVANMKEQYEILAAKGRDEAQAEYRTKFNQLSQSTGKYDDDLRLMKNDITETSRRIAKMNSEIDSLKGQRIGLEAAITEAEERGDISVKNIRAKIAGLEDSIFKAKQDIARKLREYQDLLNVKMGLDFEIATYRKMLEGEEIRLSQQQKAILHVNPTPTFGSRSSYTRSYSAEHQDSLVNGGVVQDASRSPVTKKAVMVKTVQSSHRNVH; encoded by the exons ATGCATTCAATGAAGAAAACTGAATACTCTAGTAGCAGTGGAAGCAGCTCCTTTGGCCAGATGAGCAGCAGCGAAATAGGAAGCCATGTGAAAAAGAGCACAGTTACAACTGTGAAGAGCACTGAGCAAGTCAGTTCTCCATCTTACCgaaccaccatccacacctccactgctctcagcCAGGAGGTCGACCCTCTCTTACAGGTGATTCGACGAGAAGAGAAAGACCAGCTCAAGACACTCAATAACCGCTTTGCAGGCTTTATCAACAAG GTTCGTCACCTTGAGCAACAAAACAAAATTTTGGAGACCAAATGGTCCCTCTTGCAGCAACAGGGACATTACAGTTCCAGCAATGAGGAACTGTACAAGGCATACATCAATGCCCTCTCCAGACAGCTGGAAAGCTTTAAACAGGACAAGATGCGGCTGGATAGTGAACTGCAGCAAATGCATGGCACAGTGACTGGGCTCAAAATGCA ATATGAAGATGAGCTGAATAATCGTGCAGGAATGGAAAATGATTTTGTTACCTTGAAGAAG ACTGTTGATGATGCATACCTGACGAAACATCAACTTGGGGATAAACTGGATGGATTTGTTAGCGAACTTGACTTCCTGAGACAAGTCTATGATGAG GATATCCGTGAACTGCAAGCACAAGTCAAGGATGTTGCTGTCACTGTTGAACTTGATAATACCCGTGAGTTGGACCTTAATGAACTCGTCGCTAACATGAAAGAACAATATGAGATTTTAGCAGCCAAGGGTCGTGATGAAGCTCAGGCTGAGTACAGAACCAAG TTCAATCAACTGTCTCAGTCTACTGGAAAATATGATGATGATCTGCGTCTTATGAAAAATGACATTACAGAAACAAGCAGGAGAATCGCAAAGATGAACTCTGAAATAGATTCCCTTAAGGGTCAA CGCATTGGGTTGGAAGCAGCAATCACTGAAGCAGAAGAACGTGGAGACATAAGTGTGAAAAACATCAGGGCTAAGATTGCTGGACTGGAGGACAGCATATTCAAAGCGAAGCAGGACATAGCCCGAAAATTGCGGGAATACCAGGACCTTTTGAACGTCAAGATGGGCCTAGATTTTGAAATTGCCACCTACAGGAAAATGCTGGAGGGAGAAGAGATCAG GCTTAGTCAGCAGCAGAAGGCAATTCTTCATGTTAACCCCACACCAACGTTTG GTTCTCGTTCCTCATACACCAGAAGTTACTCAGCTGAACATCAGGACTCCTTAGTGAATGGAGGCGTTGTCCAGGATGCCTCCAGGAGTCCGGTCACAAAGAAGGCTGTCATGGTCAAGACTGTTCAGTCGAGTCATAGAAATGTGCACTAA